Below is a window of Blastopirellula marina DNA.
CGTCTCTCGGTGCCTGCAAAACACTTCGCTGCTTCGTACGAGCAAAACGAGCGGCATATCGGAGTTTTACGGGCCTTCTACGACGCAAGTCCGTCGAGTTGCCGTGCGAACAGGTTGCCTAAGTCCTATCCCTGAAAAGATTTGCTGGTTGCGTTGGCAGAAGTTGAATCAAACGTAGTTGTATCTGCCTCACTCTACGGAGCCCAACGCCCTGTTGACCCGACGCTAGTGTCTCTGTCAAATCGGTGAGACAAAGGCCAAAAAGGGCCGTCGACCTCTCACTTTGTTGTTGGCCGGGTGATGTTTCTCTTAGATTGAGAGAACCGAGTAGAGCAAACGCGTCATCGCAAACCGTTGTGTGTTCACTGGATAAAACGACGTGATTTGACGAGCAGTTCGATCCGGGCACGAAAAAAAACTCGTTGAGCTTTACTTGCTAAACCAGGGTTTAAGTGGAGCGAGACTGACGGTGTTCGAAATAAAAGATAGACATCGTATAACGGACAAGCCTCCCCGAATCGGCCACTCGGCAAACAACCCAATTGTTGAACGAGGTCTTTGTCCGATAACAACTTCAAAAGAGGAACGTAACTTCCGCTTGCTGCACTGAGCTCGCCGAAATTCCACAGTTTAAGCACGATCCATTGACTCGTGCCCGATTTAATCAGTCTCTTCTCGAAAATGGAATCGTCAAAATCCGGGCCACTATCGCTATGTATTTAGGTGTCAGTAGGTCACATGTGCCCCAGGTTTTGAGGCGAATGAATCACCAGAGTTGATGTCGCATGAGCCCATCGAAGACAAATTGATCACCTATTCAACTAGGATGGGGTATTCCTTTGCGGTCAGGTTAGAGAGATTGAATCAATGTATGCGTTAGCCGCAGAAAGAAATGCGGAAGTGTCTCCGCTTGCTCTTACAAGAACCTGTAGTCCCTGAAGCATTGCAAAGAACCCTGTCGCGGCATCAAGGGGAACGCCACTGAATTGAAGCGTTCCCTCATCTCTTCCCTGCTGAAACACCAGAGCAAATCTGGCCACAGCACCACGGGCCGTCTCGCCGAGTTCCTGCACGGCGACTTCCGGTAGTGTGTTGATACCGCTCCCCAGTGCCGCCAACAGGCAAGGGCGATGATTCCGAAGCCCATTTTCGAAGATTCCTGCAAGCCGACGCAGCTTCTCCGGAGCCGGTACATCGCTTTCCACGACAGCAGCATACTCCGGGCCATGCTTTGATCCACATCGCTCTATCAGAGCTCGGGCGACCGCTTCTTTATTCGGAAAGTAGTGAAAGATACTGGCTTTGCGTAAACCGACCGCATTAGCGAGGTCCTGAAAACTGACAGCATTCAGGCCTCGGTCCTGCACTAGCTTTTCGGCAACATCAAGGATCTTCTCTTTCATTCATGAATCCTACCAACCGATCGGTTGACAGGCAAGACGAGCCCGCATATCCTACCGATCGGTCGGTTGGTGTCTATCGATATCCCAAGTCATTTCACGTGAGGATTCCCAAGATGAGCAATGAAGTTGCAAAGGACGGTTTGAAATCCATCAACCCGTACAACGGCGAGGTCCTGAGGACTTACGACGAGATGTCACCCACAGAAGTCGATTCTGCGATAGCGAAGGCTGACGGGGCGTTCCGACAGTGGCGGGAGACCAGTTACGAGCAGCGTGCAGAGATTCTGCGTCGCGCTGCCAAACTGCTAAGAGAGCGTCGCGAAGAACTCGCAGAAATCATGACACTGGAGATGGGTAAAAAGATTGAAGACTCACGCCCGGAGATTGATCTTTGTGCCACGATCTTCGACTATTACGCAGACAACGGAGCCGACATGCTCGCTCCGAAAGATTACGACACACCGGAAGGAAAGGGCACGCTGGTCAATCAGCCAGTTGGAATCGTTTATGGCATCCAGCCATGGAATTTCCCGTTCTATCAACCGTCTCGTGTGGCCGCCCCACAGATCATGGCGGGCAACGTGGTGCTCACCAAACACGCCTCGAACGTCCCGCAGTGTGCAGAAGCGTTCGACCAGCTTCTCAAGGACGCCGGTGTTCCTGAAGGCGTTCATACGAACCTACGACTGTCGGCACGTAATGCGGGAAGCATTATCGACGACGATCGAGTGCAGGGTGTGGCATTCACCGGCAGCAACAAAGGTGGGGCAGCAGT
It encodes the following:
- a CDS encoding TetR/AcrR family transcriptional regulator, with protein sequence MKEKILDVAEKLVQDRGLNAVSFQDLANAVGLRKASIFHYFPNKEAVARALIERCGSKHGPEYAAVVESDVPAPEKLRRLAGIFENGLRNHRPCLLAALGSGINTLPEVAVQELGETARGAVARFALVFQQGRDEGTLQFSGVPLDAATGFFAMLQGLQVLVRASGDTSAFLSAANAYIDSISLT